The window CAGCGCATTTGGTCAGGTTTCACTCCGCGCGGAGAAGGTCGCAGACGCGGCGATCAACCAGGCGGCGGACTGGTTGCACAGCGGTGCGGCGGTGGCCGAACACCTCGCTGATCAATTGTTGTTGCCGATGGCGCTGGCCGGTGGTGGATCGTTTACCACGCCGCGCATGACCGAGCATCTGCACAGCAACATCGCCGTCATCGAGCAGTTTTTGCCGATCAGCGTCGAATGTCGGGAGGAGGGGCCAGATCGTTTAAGGGTTGAGGTCAGTGCGATCTGACAAATGCAACGGGACAGCGGGATTTCATCATGACATCGCGCTGTCCCTTTTTTTGTAGCCGAATATTGCCAAAAAGCGGCAAATTGCTGGCCCCCGAGTGACTGCTTCGTCGGCAAAATCGCCTTTTTTCAAAAGGTTAGGTTGGCTATATGCGGACGATTGTCATAGCCGTTGCAACGCTTTCCCTGGCTGTTCTTGCCTCGGGAGTCCAGGCAAAAGAGTTAAGCAAAAGCCATCGCTTTGCCTGTGCCTGGGGATCGGATATTGCCGCCGGCGCGCAACAATCCAAGCTGTCAGGGATATCTTTGTATGGCGCGCGTAAACAATTGCAGGTGCGCAAATTCCAGCAACCGTGGATGCGCATGACCGCCATGGGCATTACCGAGCAGACCTACAACAGCGCTTCGAAGCTCAAACCGGCGGCAGTCAAGCAGACCTATTACGAGCAATGCGTCAGACACGAATTGGCCCAGCGCTGAACAAAAAGCCCAACCTGAACCGGTTGGGCTTTTTCATGCCTGACGAACCGCCAGCGTTATTTTTCACTTTCGCAATTGACCATCCACGACACGCCAAAACGATCTACCAGCATGCCGAAGCGTGCGGCCCAGAAGGTTGCTTCCAGTGGCATGTCGACGCGCCCGTCCTTGGCCAATGCGTTAAATACCCGTTCGGCTTCAGCGATGCTGTCGACATTCAGTGAAATCGAGCATCCGCTCATGCCCTGAGTCGGCCGGTCGGGCGTAGTGTCCGAGGCCATGATCGACTGATCGCCGACTTGCAGTGACGTGTGAATGATCAGATGGTGATGCTCTTTCGGCACATGCTCGGCGGCCGGCGTTTCGCCGAAGGTCATCATGGCCTCAAGTTTCCCTTGCAAGGCTTGCTCGTAGAACGTGAAGGCTTCGCGGCAGTCGCCGTTGAAGATCAGGTACGGGTTGATTCTCATGTCTCTGCTCCCAGTGGTCAGACGCGGAGAGTGGCGACCGTTCGCCGGGTTCCGCGATGGGCGGTGAAAACGTAGCAGAGCGTTGGACGCCGGGAAGTGCGAAGTCTTCCAGACGTTTTTCTCATGAAAAGTGCACGTCTTAGCACGGCGCAGTGTTCTGACATTCAATCGACAATAAAGCGTTCGTCTTCATCACTCAGACATATCGTCAATTGATGT of the Pseudomonas sp. Seg1 genome contains:
- a CDS encoding VOC family protein; the encoded protein is MRINPYLIFNGDCREAFTFYEQALQGKLEAMMTFGETPAAEHVPKEHHHLIIHTSLQVGDQSIMASDTTPDRPTQGMSGCSISLNVDSIAEAERVFNALAKDGRVDMPLEATFWAARFGMLVDRFGVSWMVNCESEK